In Ochrobactrum sp. Marseille-Q0166, a single genomic region encodes these proteins:
- a CDS encoding ScpA family protein, protein MAGSETNTSSKDGANVPMDALWQEESERDDGEPSLLIDVQGFEGPLDLLLHLARNQRVDLSRISVLALAEQYLAFVEQAQALKLELAADYLVMAAWLAYLKSKLLIPKQKGDDEATGEELLATLQFRLKRLEAMRDAAANLVNRKRLGRDVFARGMPELVVVDRSSQFSATLYELLTAYASQRQRQSVTHVQIEKRAVWSLKEARSALVRLMGVSEDWISLDRFLINYALTPQERASALASSFAASLELVREGKLELRQNAAFEPIYMRAQAQLNELDEDGDV, encoded by the coding sequence TTGGCTGGATCTGAAACCAATACAAGTAGCAAAGACGGTGCCAATGTACCGATGGATGCTCTTTGGCAAGAGGAATCTGAGCGTGATGACGGTGAACCATCACTGCTCATCGACGTGCAGGGTTTTGAAGGTCCGCTGGATTTGCTGTTGCATCTCGCCCGTAATCAGCGTGTGGATCTCTCACGGATATCTGTTTTGGCTCTCGCCGAGCAATATCTGGCGTTTGTGGAGCAGGCACAGGCTCTGAAGCTTGAACTGGCGGCTGATTATCTCGTCATGGCTGCATGGTTGGCTTATCTCAAGTCAAAACTTCTGATCCCAAAACAGAAGGGCGATGACGAGGCCACTGGCGAAGAACTGCTTGCCACGCTGCAATTCCGCCTGAAACGCCTTGAAGCCATGCGTGACGCTGCGGCCAATCTGGTAAATCGCAAGCGATTGGGGCGTGATGTATTCGCCCGTGGCATGCCGGAATTGGTGGTCGTGGATCGCTCAAGCCAGTTTTCCGCTACGCTCTATGAACTGTTAACGGCTTATGCATCCCAGCGTCAGCGTCAGAGTGTGACCCATGTTCAGATCGAAAAACGAGCAGTATGGTCTTTGAAAGAAGCACGTAGTGCGCTTGTAAGGTTGATGGGAGTAAGTGAAGACTGGATTTCGTTGGACCGGTTTCTGATCAATTATGCATTGACACCACAGGAACGCGCATCAGCCCTTGCGAGCTCGTTTGCCGCAAGTCTTGAACTTGTGCGTGAGGGTAAGCTGGAGCTGAGGCAGAATGCGGCTTTCGAGCCTATTTATATGCGTGCTCAGGCTCAATTGAATGAACTGGATGAGGACGGTGATGTCTGA
- the scpB gene encoding SMC-Scp complex subunit ScpB, which produces MSEAEITMDDEHDAKIEAVESSMTLAEISRVVEAILFASAEPVTERALSERLPGDADLTATLDHLKRIYETRGVNLVKVGAAWAFRTAPDLGFLLSRETVQQRKLSRAAMEVLAIIAYHQPVTRAELEDIRGVETSKGTLDVLMETGWIKLRGRRRTPGRPVTYGTSDAFLDQFGLSEIRDLPGLEELRGAGLLSARIPNGFSIPVPNVDPDELTADEDPLEDIDLEGLGLLAPRGD; this is translated from the coding sequence ATGTCTGAGGCGGAAATCACGATGGATGATGAGCATGATGCTAAGATTGAGGCCGTGGAATCTTCAATGACGCTCGCAGAAATCAGTCGGGTGGTTGAGGCGATACTCTTTGCCTCCGCGGAGCCTGTCACAGAGCGTGCTTTATCAGAACGCCTCCCAGGTGATGCGGATTTGACAGCTACACTCGATCATCTGAAAAGAATTTACGAGACCAGGGGTGTCAATCTGGTGAAAGTCGGCGCAGCATGGGCATTCCGCACGGCCCCCGATCTCGGGTTTCTTTTGAGCCGTGAGACGGTGCAGCAGCGCAAATTGTCGCGTGCAGCGATGGAGGTGCTTGCAATCATTGCTTATCATCAGCCGGTGACACGCGCAGAACTTGAAGATATTCGAGGTGTGGAAACATCCAAAGGCACGCTCGACGTCCTTATGGAAACAGGCTGGATAAAGCTGCGTGGCCGCCGGCGGACGCCGGGCCGTCCAGTAACCTATGGCACAAGCGACGCATTTCTTGATCAGTTTGGTTTGTCGGAGATCCGTGATTTGCCGGGTCTGGAAGAGTTGCGCGGGGCAGGGTTGTTATCTGCACGCATTCCCAATGGGTTTTCGATTCCGGTTCCCAATGTCGATCCAGATGAATTAACTGCGGATGAAGATCCGCTGGAAGACATCGATCTCGAAGGGTTGGGATTGCTTGCGCCGCGCGGAGATTGA
- the tatC gene encoding twin-arginine translocase subunit TatC, protein MKPDEAEIEQSAAPLLEHLIELRRRLIWAILAFFIAFVFCFAFAKHLFNLLVVPYQWAIDWAGMDRSKAELIYTAPQEFFFTQVKVAMFGGVVLAFPIIAAQIYKFVAPGLYKHERMAFLPFLIASPILFLIGGALVYFFFTPMVMWFFLAMQQTGGNGEVQISLLPKVSEYLSLIMTLIFAFGLVFQLPVITSLLTRAGLLTSEGLRDKRKYAIVIAFVVAAVLTPPDPASQIGLAIPTILLYEISIILARMIEKQRREAKDEADADDTAPTS, encoded by the coding sequence TTGAAACCGGATGAGGCTGAAATTGAGCAGAGCGCCGCTCCGCTGCTCGAACATCTGATTGAACTGCGTCGTCGCCTGATTTGGGCGATTTTGGCGTTTTTTATCGCATTTGTTTTCTGTTTTGCCTTCGCAAAGCACCTGTTCAATCTACTGGTCGTTCCTTATCAGTGGGCGATTGACTGGGCCGGAATGGACCGTTCGAAGGCTGAATTGATCTATACTGCGCCACAGGAGTTTTTCTTTACTCAGGTGAAGGTCGCCATGTTTGGCGGCGTGGTTCTGGCATTCCCCATTATCGCGGCACAGATTTACAAGTTTGTAGCGCCAGGCCTTTATAAGCATGAGCGCATGGCATTTTTGCCTTTTCTCATCGCTTCGCCAATTCTGTTCCTCATCGGAGGAGCACTCGTCTATTTCTTCTTCACGCCGATGGTTATGTGGTTCTTCCTGGCGATGCAGCAGACCGGCGGAAATGGAGAAGTTCAGATTTCGCTTTTGCCGAAAGTGTCTGAATATCTCAGCCTCATTATGACGCTTATTTTTGCGTTTGGTCTGGTGTTCCAGTTGCCGGTTATTACAAGTCTCCTGACAAGGGCCGGCTTACTGACCTCAGAAGGACTGAGAGACAAGCGTAAATATGCGATTGTTATTGCCTTTGTGGTGGCTGCGGTGCTCACGCCGCCGGACCCTGCAAGCCAGATCGGTCTTGCTATACCAACGATCCTTCTTTACGAGATTTCCATCATATTGGCCCGAATGATAGAAAAGCAGAGACGTGAGGCGAAGGATGAGGCCGACGCTGACGACACTGCCCCGACTTCCTGA
- the serS gene encoding serine--tRNA ligase — protein MLDIKWIRENPEALDNALAKRGTPPHASELIALDEKRREHVGKVQAAQERRNAASKEIGKAMAEKDAATAEKLRAEVGELKAFLTEAEETERCLIKELNDALSKLPNIPADDVPLGEDEADNVEIRRVGNQRNFSFTPKEHYELGEALGFMDFERAAKIAGSRFTVLKGPLARLERALGQFMLDLHTTEHGYMETMPPLMVRDEAVYGTGQLPKFTEDLFRTTDGRWLIPTAEVPLTNLVADEIVDAKTLPQRYTALTPCFRSEAGSAGRDTRGMLRQHQFLKVEMVSITDADSSAAEHERMTACAEEVLKRLGLPFRTVVLCTGDMGFGAQKTYDIEVWMPGQNAYREISSCSVCGDFQGRRMNARYRPETEKATRFVHTLNGSGVAVGRALIAVMENYQQEDGSIHIPEVLQSYMGGLTRIEKAA, from the coding sequence ATGCTCGACATCAAATGGATTCGCGAAAACCCTGAAGCTTTGGATAATGCGCTTGCCAAGCGTGGAACTCCGCCGCACGCGTCCGAACTGATCGCGCTGGATGAAAAGCGCCGTGAACATGTCGGCAAGGTTCAGGCTGCACAGGAACGGCGCAATGCGGCATCCAAGGAAATCGGCAAAGCCATGGCCGAAAAAGACGCGGCAACCGCTGAAAAGTTGAGGGCCGAAGTTGGTGAGCTGAAAGCCTTTTTGACAGAAGCGGAAGAAACCGAACGTTGCCTGATCAAGGAACTTAACGACGCGCTTTCGAAACTGCCAAACATTCCAGCCGACGATGTGCCGCTTGGTGAAGATGAAGCTGATAATGTTGAGATCCGCCGTGTCGGTAATCAACGAAATTTCTCGTTCACGCCAAAAGAACATTATGAGCTTGGCGAAGCACTCGGGTTTATGGATTTTGAGCGCGCTGCTAAAATCGCCGGTTCGCGCTTTACAGTTCTCAAAGGACCGCTTGCCCGTCTCGAACGCGCGTTGGGTCAATTCATGCTTGATTTGCACACCACAGAGCATGGTTATATGGAAACGATGCCGCCATTGATGGTGCGTGACGAAGCGGTTTATGGCACCGGTCAATTACCAAAGTTTACAGAGGATCTTTTCCGCACAACGGATGGCCGCTGGCTGATTCCAACCGCGGAAGTACCATTGACCAATCTGGTTGCAGACGAAATTGTTGACGCGAAAACATTGCCACAGCGCTACACGGCATTGACCCCTTGCTTCCGTTCGGAAGCTGGTTCTGCCGGTCGCGATACACGCGGCATGTTGCGCCAGCACCAGTTCCTCAAGGTGGAAATGGTGTCGATTACCGATGCCGACAGTTCTGCTGCGGAACATGAACGTATGACGGCTTGTGCAGAAGAAGTTTTGAAGCGTCTTGGTCTGCCGTTCCGTACTGTGGTGCTCTGCACCGGCGATATGGGCTTTGGCGCGCAGAAGACCTATGACATCGAAGTGTGGATGCCGGGTCAGAATGCTTATCGCGAAATTTCGAGCTGCTCGGTTTGCGGTGACTTCCAGGGGCGCCGCATGAATGCGCGCTATCGTCCCGAAACTGAAAAAGCAACGCGCTTTGTTCACACGCTCAATGGTTCGGGTGTGGCCGTTGGCAGAGCTTTAATCGCTGTTATGGAAAATTATCAGCAGGAAGACGGCAGCATTCATATTCCTGAAGTATTGCAGTCATACATGGGCGGTCTTACGCGCATTGAAAAAGCAGCGTAA
- the surE gene encoding 5'/3'-nucleotidase SurE: MRILLTNDDGIHAEGLAVLERIARKLSDDVWVVAPETDQSGLAHSLTLSEPLRLRQIDDRHFALRGTPTDCVIMGVRHVLPGAPDLILSGVNSGANMADDVTYSGTVAGAMEGTLLGVKAIALSQEYDYDDGRRVLPWETAETHAPELIKKLIEAGWPEGVLLNVNFPNCAPDDVKGTRVTAQGKLSHDARLDERRDGRGFPYFWLQFGRMKAEVAADSDVAAIKDDFISVTPLQLDLTAQKVRADLGKALGVEA, from the coding sequence GTGCGTATTTTGCTGACGAACGATGATGGTATCCACGCCGAAGGCCTCGCAGTTCTGGAGCGCATCGCACGAAAGCTCTCAGACGATGTATGGGTGGTTGCTCCTGAGACAGATCAGAGTGGCCTTGCACATTCTCTGACGCTGTCAGAGCCTCTTCGTTTGCGCCAGATTGACGATCGTCATTTTGCACTGCGTGGCACACCGACCGATTGTGTTATCATGGGTGTGCGTCATGTCCTTCCAGGGGCGCCAGACCTGATTTTGTCTGGCGTCAATTCCGGTGCGAATATGGCGGATGACGTCACTTATTCCGGCACGGTTGCCGGTGCGATGGAAGGCACGCTTCTGGGTGTAAAGGCAATCGCACTCTCGCAGGAATATGATTACGACGACGGTCGCCGTGTCCTGCCTTGGGAAACCGCCGAGACACACGCGCCCGAATTGATCAAAAAGCTGATTGAGGCGGGTTGGCCGGAGGGCGTCTTGCTCAACGTGAATTTCCCCAATTGTGCGCCCGATGACGTCAAAGGAACACGCGTGACAGCTCAGGGTAAACTTAGCCATGATGCGCGTCTCGATGAGCGTCGCGACGGCCGCGGCTTCCCTTACTTCTGGCTTCAGTTCGGTCGTATGAAGGCAGAAGTTGCCGCAGACAGTGATGTCGCTGCGATCAAGGATGACTTTATTTCTGTAACACCGCTTCAGCTCGACCTGACCGCGCAGAAGGTGCGTGCTGATCTTGGCAAGGCACTTGGGGTCGAAGCATGA
- a CDS encoding twin-arginine translocase TatA/TatE family subunit: MGSFSIWHWLIVLAVVLLLFGRGKIPELMGDVAKGIKNFKQGMSEEDAAKEDAKADARTIDARADDTIKDVKKTTKS, from the coding sequence ATGGGTAGCTTTTCTATCTGGCACTGGCTGATCGTTCTTGCAGTTGTGCTGCTTCTTTTCGGCCGTGGCAAAATTCCGGAACTGATGGGGGACGTTGCCAAGGGCATCAAGAACTTCAAGCAGGGCATGTCTGAAGAAGATGCTGCGAAGGAAGATGCCAAAGCTGATGCACGAACAATTGATGCGCGTGCTGATGATACCATCAAGGATGTCAAGAAGACGACAAAGTCCTGA
- the nagZ gene encoding beta-N-acetylhexosaminidase, translated as MSECKAWIAGVAGTKLTPDEIAFFRNEKPWGFILFARNVESLQQVADLTEQLRDVTDRPQTPIFIDQEGGRVQRLRPPLVPNYPAAAEIGSIYHRDPEAGLRAAWLHARLHAFDLLKVGVNADCLPVLDVPIEGAHDVIGARAYSKNPQEVAVMGRAAAEGLLAGGVLPVIKHMPGHGRAFSDTHKELARVGVPLSELVSHDFVPFKALNDLPMAMTAHVIFDSLDPKNPSTLSPTVINTVIRDIIQFDGLIISDDISMKALSGDLGDIAEGIINAGCDIVLYCAGVMDELKKVAARVPILDGQSLERAELAEVYAGEPDLSEEAELREEFGEMFELIA; from the coding sequence ATGAGCGAATGCAAGGCATGGATTGCAGGTGTGGCCGGTACGAAGCTTACGCCGGATGAGATAGCCTTCTTCCGCAATGAAAAGCCCTGGGGCTTTATCCTTTTTGCACGGAATGTCGAAAGCCTTCAGCAAGTGGCCGATTTGACCGAACAATTGCGAGACGTCACCGACAGGCCTCAGACTCCGATATTTATTGATCAGGAAGGTGGTCGCGTTCAGCGTCTTCGCCCGCCATTGGTTCCCAATTACCCTGCTGCCGCTGAAATTGGTTCCATTTACCATCGCGATCCGGAAGCAGGCCTTCGCGCCGCATGGCTTCATGCACGCCTTCATGCATTCGACCTTCTCAAAGTTGGCGTAAATGCTGATTGCTTGCCTGTTCTCGACGTGCCGATTGAAGGCGCACATGATGTGATTGGAGCACGCGCCTATTCCAAGAACCCTCAAGAAGTAGCAGTAATGGGGCGGGCCGCGGCGGAAGGCTTGCTTGCAGGTGGCGTATTACCGGTTATCAAGCATATGCCGGGACATGGTAGAGCATTCAGCGATACACATAAAGAGCTGGCGCGTGTTGGTGTTCCACTAAGCGAGCTCGTTTCACATGATTTCGTTCCATTCAAAGCTTTGAATGATTTGCCGATGGCCATGACTGCGCATGTAATCTTCGACAGCCTTGATCCGAAGAATCCGTCAACGCTTTCACCAACGGTGATCAATACTGTCATTCGCGATATTATTCAGTTTGACGGGCTGATCATCAGTGATGATATTTCAATGAAGGCGCTTTCAGGCGATCTCGGCGATATTGCCGAAGGTATCATCAATGCGGGCTGCGATATTGTTCTTTATTGCGCTGGCGTCATGGATGAACTCAAGAAAGTTGCCGCGCGAGTTCCAATTCTGGATGGACAATCGCTCGAACGTGCTGAACTGGCCGAAGTTTATGCAGGTGAGCCTGATTTGTCAGAAGAAGCAGAATTGCGTGAAGAATTTGGAGAAATGTTTGAATTGATCGCTTAA
- the tatB gene encoding Sec-independent protein translocase protein TatB, with protein MFDIGWSELLIIAIVMIVVVGPKDLPKMLRAFGKATARMRSTANEFRHQFNEALKEAELEDVKNIVDEARKLDPRSKLTQVFDPIRSAGEEIRAGLQSTTSMSPAEPAKFAEVTTPVEPNSATVPVETPVEKPVAKPKAPRKKPAPLAPADELVTAKSIKAKTTKAKPKATAAISDDVARPTAPKPAKVAAVKKPAVAKAKPATSPEKLAAPAKKTTKKTTEKTGSKA; from the coding sequence ATGTTTGATATCGGTTGGTCTGAACTGCTGATTATCGCGATCGTTATGATCGTGGTGGTTGGGCCCAAGGATTTGCCGAAGATGCTCAGGGCTTTCGGCAAAGCGACGGCGCGCATGCGCAGTACGGCCAACGAGTTTCGACATCAGTTCAATGAAGCTTTGAAGGAAGCCGAACTTGAGGATGTGAAGAACATTGTCGATGAGGCGCGTAAGCTCGACCCGCGCTCAAAGCTGACACAGGTTTTTGATCCGATTCGCAGTGCAGGCGAAGAAATTCGGGCGGGTCTTCAGTCGACGACATCAATGTCTCCGGCTGAGCCTGCAAAGTTTGCGGAAGTAACGACACCCGTTGAGCCAAACAGTGCAACGGTTCCTGTTGAAACTCCGGTCGAAAAGCCTGTTGCCAAGCCGAAAGCACCGCGCAAGAAGCCCGCACCCCTTGCGCCAGCAGATGAGCTTGTCACAGCCAAGTCGATTAAAGCGAAAACGACGAAAGCGAAGCCAAAGGCAACGGCTGCTATATCTGATGATGTTGCAAGGCCAACTGCCCCCAAACCGGCTAAGGTCGCGGCTGTAAAGAAACCCGCTGTGGCAAAAGCCAAACCGGCGACCAGCCCGGAAAAGCTTGCTGCTCCCGCTAAAAAGACGACCAAAAAGACGACTGAAAAGACAGGAAGCAAAGCTTGA
- a CDS encoding SPOR domain-containing protein, giving the protein MTDSSANSRNYGDRPLHEDDPLMELSRIMDFGASADTNIPQNDYRGDFRSEPNFDSGDSELSFDLERELLGDFGNEAEPQQYTVPFSTNSYQNEEPVLNEDNLASALEEEFDFQLDSNEPAVSAQSFEFVEADRAEPVPQFDYNDYSEARTAYEDIHPDVYAANASVAASEQSHSSFPVSEYQASETAFSDPYTGETARYPANESADSLDVNQWEIPSATTFEPSQSIEPAHHALSLEDELESLLFGDEPQTVSEPEPDYRSVPQGEPQQYANYGSHFDADVVEGPAYAEPAFDDFSSEEPQAYAPVESPMSYVQAGDHSETSSQQDAPAHPHYTLSNFAAGAATTGALSPESVPQAAEYESEQSEFEDDFSFGDDFSLADDTDVVPAVAESTDDDLSGLEEISFGDDDFGFEPSGESASAVTAEAAATFTEDVFFTDEDFDLEAEAEEESVSQPAYAHATYSDEEQRPSAPTFGNYADQRSAFAAPAPEIETLSVAEGKVEQTHSLDLPEVSYGDDDSNASLNDLEAEFAEVFSTIDVEESTSKAEVQSEADKAFEDIFRESASSYLPNGGVATGAALGLGAAAATVAYGRANPTVQSTAPQKTSGSSDDFYNHWAAQGAQTMEGGEFGTRAGMQPEDDLGVAAEAYRNRPVRGRRGLILASVAGLAVLIGGIGYHFLGGSGSGEPVVIRADNQPIKMQPENPGGATVPNQDKAVYDRVAGTLPNNPEQKSLISAGEEPVDLGAQDNEVGTDDSPEPNLAGTTPSQSGQDSPLIQPREVETMIVRPDGSIVQAQQPAQTAPQQTAPVASANNDAPIAPPAETDEIAALAAGGELKQPVANTPATQPVTQTPVTPVRAPVVPSRPAEQPTTIVGNVPQRTQAPAQAAVAAPQVASAAGGGYFIQIASQPSAELAQKSYANMAQRYGSVIGGRAVDIKRADIPNKGTYYRVRVQAGSKEEANALCGRFKTAGGSCFVTQ; this is encoded by the coding sequence ATGACGGACAGCAGTGCTAATTCCCGTAATTACGGCGATCGTCCGCTGCACGAAGATGATCCGCTGATGGAACTATCAAGGATCATGGACTTCGGCGCGTCTGCTGATACCAACATTCCCCAGAACGATTATCGCGGCGACTTCAGGTCTGAGCCAAATTTTGATTCTGGTGATAGTGAACTATCGTTTGATCTTGAGCGTGAGTTGCTGGGTGATTTTGGCAATGAAGCTGAACCGCAACAATACACGGTTCCATTTTCGACGAATTCTTATCAGAATGAAGAGCCTGTCTTGAATGAAGACAATCTGGCTTCTGCCCTTGAAGAAGAATTCGATTTTCAATTGGATTCAAATGAACCAGCCGTTTCTGCGCAATCTTTCGAATTTGTAGAAGCAGACCGCGCGGAACCCGTGCCGCAGTTCGACTACAACGATTATTCCGAAGCGCGTACAGCTTACGAAGATATTCACCCGGATGTGTATGCGGCAAACGCAAGTGTTGCAGCTTCCGAGCAGAGCCATTCGAGCTTCCCAGTGTCCGAATATCAGGCATCTGAAACGGCTTTTTCTGATCCATATACGGGAGAAACTGCCAGATATCCGGCAAATGAATCGGCCGACAGTCTGGATGTCAACCAATGGGAAATCCCATCAGCAACAACGTTTGAGCCTTCTCAGTCGATAGAACCTGCGCATCATGCGCTTTCTCTTGAGGACGAACTGGAAAGCTTGTTGTTCGGTGATGAGCCTCAGACTGTGTCGGAACCCGAACCAGATTATCGATCCGTTCCGCAGGGCGAGCCACAACAGTATGCAAACTATGGCTCTCATTTCGATGCTGATGTCGTGGAAGGGCCTGCCTATGCTGAGCCAGCATTCGACGATTTTTCGTCGGAAGAACCGCAGGCTTATGCGCCGGTAGAGTCTCCAATGAGCTATGTGCAGGCGGGCGATCATTCTGAAACATCGTCTCAACAAGATGCTCCGGCTCACCCGCATTATACGCTGAGCAATTTTGCTGCCGGTGCCGCAACGACGGGGGCATTATCTCCTGAGTCAGTACCGCAGGCCGCGGAATACGAATCAGAACAGTCTGAATTCGAGGATGATTTCTCCTTTGGTGATGATTTTTCACTCGCAGATGACACAGATGTTGTGCCTGCAGTCGCAGAGTCCACTGACGATGATCTTTCGGGGCTGGAAGAAATTTCGTTCGGCGATGATGACTTCGGATTTGAGCCATCAGGGGAGTCGGCTTCTGCCGTAACCGCAGAAGCAGCAGCAACATTTACCGAAGACGTCTTCTTTACGGATGAGGACTTCGATCTGGAAGCTGAAGCGGAAGAAGAGTCTGTTAGCCAGCCAGCCTATGCTCACGCGACCTATAGCGACGAAGAGCAGCGTCCATCAGCGCCAACTTTTGGCAATTACGCAGACCAGCGTTCGGCTTTCGCAGCTCCTGCGCCTGAAATTGAAACTTTGAGTGTCGCTGAAGGTAAGGTTGAACAAACCCACTCGCTTGATTTGCCTGAAGTCAGTTATGGTGATGACGATTCAAACGCATCGCTGAATGATCTGGAAGCCGAATTCGCTGAAGTCTTCAGCACCATTGACGTTGAAGAATCGACTTCCAAGGCTGAGGTGCAGAGCGAAGCCGACAAGGCTTTTGAAGATATTTTCCGTGAAAGCGCATCGTCTTATTTGCCGAATGGTGGTGTAGCGACCGGAGCGGCACTTGGCCTCGGCGCAGCGGCAGCAACGGTTGCCTACGGGCGCGCCAATCCAACAGTGCAGTCGACAGCGCCTCAGAAAACTTCCGGTAGTAGCGATGATTTTTATAATCATTGGGCAGCGCAAGGTGCGCAAACCATGGAAGGCGGCGAATTTGGCACGCGTGCCGGCATGCAGCCAGAAGACGATCTTGGTGTTGCTGCTGAAGCCTATCGCAATCGCCCTGTTCGCGGGCGTCGTGGCCTGATCCTTGCAAGTGTCGCGGGTCTGGCCGTTCTCATCGGTGGCATTGGTTATCATTTCCTTGGTGGTAGCGGATCGGGGGAACCCGTCGTGATTCGCGCAGACAATCAACCAATAAAGATGCAGCCCGAAAATCCGGGCGGTGCAACTGTTCCTAATCAGGACAAGGCAGTTTACGATCGGGTTGCAGGTACGTTGCCCAACAATCCAGAACAGAAGTCGCTTATTTCAGCAGGTGAAGAACCTGTTGATCTGGGCGCGCAGGACAATGAAGTGGGTACGGATGATAGCCCTGAGCCAAATCTGGCCGGTACAACGCCATCTCAATCCGGACAAGACTCACCTTTGATCCAGCCACGCGAGGTGGAAACGATGATTGTGCGTCCGGACGGTTCGATCGTTCAGGCGCAGCAACCGGCTCAGACGGCACCCCAACAGACAGCGCCCGTCGCATCTGCGAATAATGATGCGCCGATTGCGCCGCCAGCAGAAACAGATGAAATTGCAGCACTTGCTGCTGGCGGTGAGCTAAAGCAACCTGTTGCCAATACGCCGGCCACTCAGCCGGTAACACAGACTCCTGTAACACCTGTCCGCGCGCCTGTTGTTCCTTCGAGACCAGCTGAACAGCCAACGACAATTGTTGGCAATGTTCCACAGCGTACACAGGCACCTGCTCAGGCGGCTGTCGCTGCACCTCAGGTCGCATCGGCTGCAGGTGGGGGCTATTTCATTCAGATTGCTTCGCAGCCATCTGCCGAACTGGCTCAGAAGTCTTATGCCAATATGGCTCAGCGTTATGGAAGCGTAATCGGCGGTCGTGCGGTCGATATCAAGCGGGCTGATATTCCAAACAAGGGCACTTATTACCGCGTTCGTGTTCAGGCTGGCTCGAAAGAAGAAGCCAATGCTCTTTGCGGTCGTTTCAAGACGGCGGGCGGCAGCTGCTTTGTAACGCAATAA
- a CDS encoding protein-L-isoaspartate(D-aspartate) O-methyltransferase, giving the protein MKQAVSERPQLSDREGFVSFVMRMRARGINDARLFGAIEATPRQSFMGSAWAHLAFSQRTAPLDCGEYIEGIDDQARVISALDLESGHRVLEIGTGSGFTAAVMSMLSGRVTTVERYRKLCDRALQQFVTLKRENIMVKHTDGRHGMPGGPFDRIVIWLACEDIPRHFVELLATHGVLVAPVGPGDGVQMMTRIAKVGSRFEQQDIMPVRYQPFIEGISSVL; this is encoded by the coding sequence ATGAAACAGGCTGTGTCTGAACGCCCGCAGCTTTCGGACAGGGAAGGATTTGTATCCTTCGTAATGCGTATGAGAGCGCGAGGCATCAATGATGCCCGCCTCTTTGGTGCAATAGAAGCGACCCCGCGCCAGAGCTTTATGGGATCTGCGTGGGCGCATCTTGCTTTCAGCCAGCGGACCGCGCCACTTGATTGTGGAGAATATATTGAAGGTATCGATGATCAGGCGCGCGTAATTTCCGCGCTTGATCTCGAATCTGGTCATCGTGTTCTCGAGATCGGCACAGGTTCGGGCTTTACCGCAGCGGTCATGTCGATGTTATCTGGCCGCGTAACAACGGTGGAGCGATACCGCAAGCTTTGCGACCGTGCATTGCAGCAGTTCGTGACGCTCAAACGCGAAAATATCATGGTAAAGCATACAGATGGTCGCCATGGTATGCCGGGCGGACCATTTGATCGCATCGTGATCTGGCTCGCTTGTGAAGATATCCCACGCCATTTCGTAGAGCTTCTTGCAACACACGGTGTTCTGGTCGCGCCCGTAGGGCCGGGGGATGGCGTGCAGATGATGACGCGCATCGCGAAAGTCGGGAGCCGCTTCGAACAGCAAGACATTATGCCTGTTCGCTATCAGCCATTTATCGAAGGTATCTCCTCCGTTTTGTGA